A single region of the bacterium genome encodes:
- a CDS encoding ferritin codes for MLSKNLQNAINEQINKEFFSEYLYLSMSAHCNTINMDGIANYFLVQSQEEHFHAMKFFNFVNDRGGKVELKALAAPKVHFKSLIEIFEETLDHEKLVTASINKLMDIAIKEKDHALISFLKWFVDEQVEEESTVGKILHKLKLIDGDGHGLLMIDNELAAKVFTPPADNV; via the coding sequence ATGTTATCCAAGAATCTTCAAAATGCAATTAACGAGCAGATCAATAAAGAATTTTTTTCGGAGTATCTGTATCTTTCCATGTCCGCACATTGTAATACGATCAATATGGACGGGATTGCCAATTATTTTCTCGTACAGTCGCAGGAGGAACATTTTCATGCGATGAAATTTTTTAATTTCGTTAACGACCGTGGAGGAAAAGTCGAACTCAAAGCGCTCGCCGCGCCGAAAGTACATTTCAAATCCCTGATCGAAATTTTCGAGGAAACGCTGGACCATGAAAAACTGGTTACCGCTTCGATCAACAAACTCATGGACATTGCCATTAAAGAAAAAGACCACGCGCTGATCAGTTTCCTGAAGTGGTTTGTGGATGAGCAGGTAGAGGAAGAATCAACCGTCGGGAAAATCCTACATAAACTTAAGCTTATTGACGGAGACGGGCACGGTTTACTTATGATCGATAACGAGTTGGCCGCTAAAGTTTTTACGCCTCCCGCGGATAACGTTTAG